The following proteins are co-located in the Triticum aestivum cultivar Chinese Spring chromosome 1A, IWGSC CS RefSeq v2.1, whole genome shotgun sequence genome:
- the LOC123060889 gene encoding SOSS complex subunit B homolog, with product MRCGRRDHRPGLARRCESQASSRVHARRYRGRKQGSEGGGAGDERRRRLPAAAFSPAEVTIGGGRMEVKLKDLVPAATNTVNTTFIVVDKVPRPAHANAHGREETCPSLVADETAAVHFLLWGTECDAFEPGDIVRLTSGIFSYHRGNNLFLRAGKRGRVEKVGEFTMMFVETPNMSEVRWGPDPGDPRKMVQEAVVSPYSQVFNPLH from the exons ATGCGCTGCGGGCGACGCGATCACAGGCCAGGCCTAGCCCGCAGATGTGAATCGCAGGCAAGCTCCAGGGTCCACGCGAGGCGCTACCGAGGGAGGAAACAGGGAagcgaaggcggcggcgcgggcgacgagCGGAGACGACGACTGCCGGCTGCCGCCTTCTCTCCG GCCGAAGTAACCATAGGTGGCGGGAGGATGGAGGTGAAGCTCAAGGACCTCGTCCCGGCAGCGACCAACACAGTGAACACGACGTTCATCGTGGTCGACAAGGTGCCCCGCCCGGCCCACGCAAACGCGCACGGCAGGGAGGAGACATGCCCGTCACTAGTGGCTGACGAGACGGCGGCGGTGCATTTCCTTCTGTGGGGCACCGAGTGCGATGCCTTCGAGCCTGGGGACATCGTGCGGCTCACGAGTGGCATCTTCTCGTACCATAGGGGCAACAACCTGTTCTTGCGCGCCGGCAAGCGAGGACGAGTGGAGAAGGTGGGCGAGTTCACCATGATGTTCGTCGAGACGCCCAACATGAGCGAGGTGAGGTGGGGGCCCGATCCAGGCGACCCAAGGAAGATGGTGCAGGAGGCTGTCGTGTCGCCCTACTCCCAAGTCTTCAATCCGCTGCACTGA